CGCTGCGCTCAACTTGCTCAGCAAAGTCCGCATTTTCAGACAGGAAGCCGTAACCTGGGTGGATAGCGATCGCACCAGTGACTTCCGCAGCAGAGATGATGCGTGGAATGTTTAAGTAGCTGTCGATGCTGCGAGCAGGACCGATACAGATAGCTTCATCCGCAAGCAGTACGTGTTTTAGGTCACGGTCAGCAGTGGAGTGAACCGCAACTGTTTTAATACCTAGTTCTTTACACGCACGAAGAATTCGCAGTGCGATTTCCCCACGGTTAGCGATAACAATTTTATCTAACATACTATCGCCTCGATTATTCGATGATAACTAGCGGCTGGTCAAACTCTACTGGGTTGCCATCTTCACATAGGATTGCTGTTACTACGCCAGCTTTGTCCGCTTCGATTTGGTTCATCATTTTCATCGCTTCAACGATACACAGCGTATCGCCAACGTTTACTGATTGGCCTACTTCTACGAACGCTTTTGCGTCAGGACTTGGCGCACGGTAGAAAGTACCTACCATTGGAGAAAGCACTTCGTGACCTGCAGGTGCAGCTGGCGCTGCTTCTTCTGCTGGTGCCGCTGCAGCAGGTGCTGCGGCTACTGGTGCTGCCACTGGTGCAGGCGCAGCTGCGTATTGCACTGGTGCCGCTACTGGTGCAGTGCCATTACGGCTGATGCGTACCGACTCTTCACCTTCAGAGATTTCAAGTTCAGCGATGCCAGACTCTTCAACCAGTTCAATCAGCTTTTTGATTTTGCGAATATCCATGTTTACTTTCTCTTTATCTGTTGAATGACACGCCTTT
This portion of the Vibrio sp. SCSIO 43136 genome encodes:
- the accB gene encoding acetyl-CoA carboxylase biotin carboxyl carrier protein, which produces MDIRKIKKLIELVEESGIAELEISEGEESVRISRNGTAPVAAPVQYAAAPAPVAAPVAAAPAAAAPAEEAAPAAPAGHEVLSPMVGTFYRAPSPDAKAFVEVGQSVNVGDTLCIVEAMKMMNQIEADKAGVVTAILCEDGNPVEFDQPLVIIE